A window of Castanea sativa cultivar Marrone di Chiusa Pesio chromosome 1, ASM4071231v1 contains these coding sequences:
- the LOC142614333 gene encoding ubiquitin-like domain-containing protein CIP73 isoform X1 gives MGNNGADAIPRVDEAGGAEATIEIKLKTLDSQTYTLRVDKQVPVPALKEQIASVTGVLSEQQRLICRGKVLKDDQLLSAYHVEDGHTLHMVVRQPVPPSSEGLSNHPATDPASSTSRGHSTQVAPGVVIETFSLPVQGDGVPPEINRIVSAVLGSIGISNIVSGSEGTDVREHGPQNPTQLHPEQAGVRGPSDRFHSTYGLPSSVSLGSPQPPVIPDSLTTLSQNLSFMRREFDAIVAGRGGESNAQAAAATRTSERSSNSTPRTGTVQEGFPTPASLAEVMQSTRQMLIDHVGECLLLLAGQLEDQVNVTDPSVRSSTQTSAWRTGGLLHNLGAFLLELGRTTMTLRLGQTPSEAVVNAGPAVFISPSGPNPIMVQPLPFQTGTNFGAIPMGSVQPGSGLVNGIGTGFLPRRIDIQIRRGSSTTTPHVNREERSDTQQPTGHRDSVASGEIPINPPTSRVSEGPSFTGEPGVRVVPIRTMVAAVPGPFSRLPSDSSGNSIGLYYPVLGRFQHVASGNVSGEQGFQASGERQPAGLQNEQQTDSAVQQHNIDGPAIDGSFPTPNLRQQEPSNARSVNINILSAGGTQNNPDSDRQLPSSVVQLLRTLFPGGEIHVEEASSQETARGAVPEHAGTSNGVMNAMEPEPRVSDEGIFLSNMLRQIIPLISQQAGVEPDGRHMEETNTSEDRLPRDSSSQAENSDVGTSRRPSDGETNPPNSKRQKME, from the exons ATGGGAAATAATGGTGCTGATGCAATTCCTAGGGTTGATGAGGCTGGAGGTGCTGAAGCCACCAttgagataaaattaaaaacattggATTCTCAAACATATACTCTGAGAGTGGATAAACAG GTGCCTGTCCCTGCGCTAAAAGAACAGATTGCCTCTGTCACTGGTGTGTTATCAGAGCAACAACGTCTAATATGCCGAGGAAAGGTTCTAAAGGATGATCAACTCCTCTCTGCATACC ATGTTGAAGATGGTCATACCTTGCATATGGTTGTGCGGCAACCTGTTCCACCATCATCTGAGGGTTTATCAAATCATCCAG CAACTGATCCTGCTTCGAGTACAAGCCGTGGTCACAGCACTCAGGTGGCTCCTGGTGTTGTTATTGAAACTTTCAGTTTGCCTGTTCAGGGGGATGGGGTTCCTCCAGAAATCAATCGG ATTGTCTCTGCTGTTCTGGGTTCTATTGGAATTTCAAACATTGTAAGTGGCAGTGAAGGGACTGATGTCAGG GAACATGGCCCACAGAATCCTACGCAGCTTCATCCTGAACAAGCTGGTGTCAGGGGTCCATCTGATAGATTTCATAGTACTTATGGACTTCCATCATCAGTTTCTTTGGGATCTCCACAGCCTCCT GTAATTCCTGATTCTTTGACTACACTATCACAAAATCTAAGTTTTATGAGGCGTGAATTTGATGCCATTG TGGCAGGCAGAGGTGGGGAAAGCAATGCTCAGGCAGCTGCTGCAACTAGGACTTCAGAGAGAAGCTCTAATTCCACACCACGTACAGGAACTGTACAAGAAGGGTTTCCAACACCCGCATCCTTGGCTGAAGTCATGCAATCTACCAGACAAATGCTCATTGACCATGTGGGAGAATGCCTGCTC CTACTTGCTGGACAATTGGAGGATCAAGTAAATGTGACTGATCCCTCAGTGCGGTCAAGCACTCAGACCAGTGCATGGAGAACTGGAGGTCTACTTCATAATCTAGGTGCCTTTCTGCTTGAACTTGGCCGTACAACCATGACTTTGCGGCTGGGCCAAACACCG TCGGAAGCAGTTGTTAATGCTGGACCCGCAGTTTTCATATCCCCATCTGGTCCAAATCCTATAATGGTTCAG CCTCTTCCTTTTCAAACAGGAACAAACTTTGGTGCCATCCCCATGGGATCTGTGCAGCCTGGCTCTGGCTTGGTTAATGGAATTGGCACTGGCTTTCTTCCGAGGCGTATTGATATACAAATCCGAAGAG GTTCTTCAACAACCACACCACATGTTAATCGAGAGGAACGTAGTGATACTCAGCAGCCCACTGGGCACAGAGACTCAGTAGCTAGTGGTGAAATTCCTATTAATCCACCGACTTCAAGGGTCTCAGAGGGTCCATCTTTTACTGGAGAGCCAGGAGTACGGGTAGTACCAATAAGGACCATGGTTGCAGCAGTACCCGGTCCCTTTAGCCGCCTACCTTCAGATTCATCCGGTAATTCAATAGGTTTATACTATCCAGTTCTTGGAAGGTTTCAACATGTGGCTTCTGGAAATGTGAGTGGCGAACAAGGATTTCAAGCATCTGGGGAGCGTCAACCTGCTGGTCTCCAGAATGAGCAGCAGACAGATTCTGCGGTACAACAACATAACATAGATGGTCCAGCAATAGACG GATCATTTCCAACTCCCAATTTAAGACAGCAGGAGCCATCTAATGCTCGCAGTGTAAATATCAACATTCTATCAGCTGGTGGGACTCAAAACAACCCGGATTCTGATAGACAGCTACCGAGCAGTGTTGTGCAGCTTTTGAGGACCCTCTTTCCTGGCGGTGAAATTCATGTAGAAGAAGCCAGTTCACAGGAAACAGCAAGAGGTGCTGTCCCAGAGCATGCAGGGACATCTAATGGTGTTATGAATGCAATGGAACCAGAACCAAGAGTGAGTgatgaaggaatatttttgTCTAATATGCTTCGTCAGATCATACCCTTAATATCTCAACAAGCAGGTGTAGAGCCAGATGGTAGACATATGGAAGAAACTAACACGTCTGAGGATAGACTGCCTCGGGATTCTTCTTCTCAG GCTGAGAACTCAGATGTTGGGACGTCTCGTCGACCAAGTGATGGTGAAACAAACCCTCCAAATTCAAAACGCCAAAAG ATGGAGTGA
- the LOC142614333 gene encoding ubiquitin-like domain-containing protein CIP73 isoform X2, translating into MGNNGADAIPRVDEAGGAEATIEIKLKTLDSQTYTLRVDKQVPVPALKEQIASVTGVLSEQQRLICRGKVLKDDQLLSAYHVEDGHTLHMVVRQPVPPSSEGLSNHPATDPASSTSRGHSTQVAPGVVIETFSLPVQGDGVPPEINRIVSAVLGSIGISNIVSGSEGTDVREHGPQNPTQLHPEQAGVRGPSDRFHSTYGLPSSVSLGSPQPPVIPDSLTTLSQNLSFMRREFDAIVAGRGGESNAQAAAATRTSERSSNSTPRTGTVQEGFPTPASLAEVMQSTRQMLIDHVGECLLLLAGQLEDQVNVTDPSVRSSTQTSAWRTGGLLHNLGAFLLELGRTTMTLRLGQTPSEAVVNAGPAVFISPSGPNPIMVQPLPFQTGTNFGAIPMGSVQPGSGLVNGIGTGFLPRRIDIQIRRGSSTTTPHVNREERSDTQQPTGHRDSVASGEIPINPPTSRVSEGPSFTGEPGVRVVPIRTMVAAVPGPFSRLPSDSSGNSIGLYYPVLGRFQHVASGNVSGEQGFQASGERQPAGLQNEQQTDSAVQQHNIDGPAIDGSFPTPNLRQQEPSNARSVNINILSAGGTQNNPDSDRQLPSSVVQLLRTLFPGGEIHVEEASSQETARGAVPEHAGTSNGVMNAMEPEPRV; encoded by the exons ATGGGAAATAATGGTGCTGATGCAATTCCTAGGGTTGATGAGGCTGGAGGTGCTGAAGCCACCAttgagataaaattaaaaacattggATTCTCAAACATATACTCTGAGAGTGGATAAACAG GTGCCTGTCCCTGCGCTAAAAGAACAGATTGCCTCTGTCACTGGTGTGTTATCAGAGCAACAACGTCTAATATGCCGAGGAAAGGTTCTAAAGGATGATCAACTCCTCTCTGCATACC ATGTTGAAGATGGTCATACCTTGCATATGGTTGTGCGGCAACCTGTTCCACCATCATCTGAGGGTTTATCAAATCATCCAG CAACTGATCCTGCTTCGAGTACAAGCCGTGGTCACAGCACTCAGGTGGCTCCTGGTGTTGTTATTGAAACTTTCAGTTTGCCTGTTCAGGGGGATGGGGTTCCTCCAGAAATCAATCGG ATTGTCTCTGCTGTTCTGGGTTCTATTGGAATTTCAAACATTGTAAGTGGCAGTGAAGGGACTGATGTCAGG GAACATGGCCCACAGAATCCTACGCAGCTTCATCCTGAACAAGCTGGTGTCAGGGGTCCATCTGATAGATTTCATAGTACTTATGGACTTCCATCATCAGTTTCTTTGGGATCTCCACAGCCTCCT GTAATTCCTGATTCTTTGACTACACTATCACAAAATCTAAGTTTTATGAGGCGTGAATTTGATGCCATTG TGGCAGGCAGAGGTGGGGAAAGCAATGCTCAGGCAGCTGCTGCAACTAGGACTTCAGAGAGAAGCTCTAATTCCACACCACGTACAGGAACTGTACAAGAAGGGTTTCCAACACCCGCATCCTTGGCTGAAGTCATGCAATCTACCAGACAAATGCTCATTGACCATGTGGGAGAATGCCTGCTC CTACTTGCTGGACAATTGGAGGATCAAGTAAATGTGACTGATCCCTCAGTGCGGTCAAGCACTCAGACCAGTGCATGGAGAACTGGAGGTCTACTTCATAATCTAGGTGCCTTTCTGCTTGAACTTGGCCGTACAACCATGACTTTGCGGCTGGGCCAAACACCG TCGGAAGCAGTTGTTAATGCTGGACCCGCAGTTTTCATATCCCCATCTGGTCCAAATCCTATAATGGTTCAG CCTCTTCCTTTTCAAACAGGAACAAACTTTGGTGCCATCCCCATGGGATCTGTGCAGCCTGGCTCTGGCTTGGTTAATGGAATTGGCACTGGCTTTCTTCCGAGGCGTATTGATATACAAATCCGAAGAG GTTCTTCAACAACCACACCACATGTTAATCGAGAGGAACGTAGTGATACTCAGCAGCCCACTGGGCACAGAGACTCAGTAGCTAGTGGTGAAATTCCTATTAATCCACCGACTTCAAGGGTCTCAGAGGGTCCATCTTTTACTGGAGAGCCAGGAGTACGGGTAGTACCAATAAGGACCATGGTTGCAGCAGTACCCGGTCCCTTTAGCCGCCTACCTTCAGATTCATCCGGTAATTCAATAGGTTTATACTATCCAGTTCTTGGAAGGTTTCAACATGTGGCTTCTGGAAATGTGAGTGGCGAACAAGGATTTCAAGCATCTGGGGAGCGTCAACCTGCTGGTCTCCAGAATGAGCAGCAGACAGATTCTGCGGTACAACAACATAACATAGATGGTCCAGCAATAGACG GATCATTTCCAACTCCCAATTTAAGACAGCAGGAGCCATCTAATGCTCGCAGTGTAAATATCAACATTCTATCAGCTGGTGGGACTCAAAACAACCCGGATTCTGATAGACAGCTACCGAGCAGTGTTGTGCAGCTTTTGAGGACCCTCTTTCCTGGCGGTGAAATTCATGTAGAAGAAGCCAGTTCACAGGAAACAGCAAGAGGTGCTGTCCCAGAGCATGCAGGGACATCTAATGGTGTTATGAATGCAATGGAACCAGAACCAAGA GTGTAG
- the LOC142644293 gene encoding putative protein phosphatase 2C 27 produces MCVPDAEQVGQEIEDMDNNNNSSSSNNNNKLESISEDKAVVERKQNLLNFVPSLRSGEWSDIGGRDYMEDTHICIGDLAKKFGINSYSDEVISFYGVFDGHDGKCAAQFVRDHLPRVIVEDADFPLELEKVVTRSFMETDAAFAKTCSLESALSSGTTALTAMIFGRSLLVANAGDCRAVLSRCGTAIEMSKDHRPGCTKERKRIESLGGYVADGYLNGQLGVTRALGDWHLEGMKGMGENLGPLSAEPELKLVTLTKEDEFLIIGSDGIWDVFISQNCVDFARRRLQEHNDVKLCCQQIVEEAIKRGATDNLTVVIVSFHMEPPPPVVVERGRVRRSISAEGLQNLRGLLDR; encoded by the exons ATGTGTGTCCCGGACGCTGAGCAAGTTGGCCAGGAGATTGAGGATATGGACAACAAtaacaacagcagcagcagcaacaacaacaacaag CTGGAAAGCATTTCTGAGGACAAAGCAGTTGTAGAGAGAAAACAGAACCTGTTAAACTTTGTCCCTTCCCTTCGGTCAGGAGAGTGGTCTGATATAGGGGGTCGTGACTATATGGAGGATACTCACATCTGCATTGGTGACCTGGCTAAGAAATTCGGTATTAATTCGTACAGTGATGAAGTTATCTCCTTCTATGGT GTATTTGATGGGCATGATGGAAAGTGTGCAGCACAATTTGTACGCGACCATTTGCCAAGAGTAATTGTTGAGGATGCTGACTTCCCTTTAGAACTTGAGAAGGTGGTTACAAGGTCATTTATGGAGACTGACGCAGCATTTGCAAAGACATGCTCTCTTGAGTCTGCCCTGTCTTCTGGGACAACTGCCCTCACTGCAATGATATTTGGGAG GTCTCTGCTTGTGGCAAATGCAGGGGACTGCCGGGCTGTGTTGTCACGATGTGGAACTGCTATAGAAATGTCAAAAGATCACAGACCCGGCTGCactaaagaaaggaaaaggatCGAATCTTTGGGTGGATATGTTGCTGATGGTTACCTCAATGGTCAGTTGGGTGTTACTCGTGCATTAGGTGATTGGCACCTTGAAGGAATGAAGGGAATGGGCGAAAATCTTGGACCATTGAGTGCTGAACCTGAACTGAAATTGGTGACACTGACCAAGGAAGATGAGTTTTTGATAATTGGTAGTGATGGAATATGGGATGTGTTTATTAGTCAAAATTGTGTAGATTTTGCCCGGAGGAGACTCCAAGAGCACAATGATGTGAAGTTGTGCTGCCAGCAAATAGTAGAGGAAGCAATAAAGCGGGGAGCCACTGACAATCTGACTGTTGTAATTGTAAGTTTTCATATGGAGCCACCACCGCCTGTAGTGGTAGAAAGGGGAAGAGTCAGGAGAAGCATATCGGCCGAAGGCCTTCAGAATCTTAGAGGCCTGTTAGATCgctaa